The following coding sequences are from one Mycolicibacterium aichiense window:
- the rnc gene encoding ribonuclease III, translating into MPEDLLTLALTHRSYAYEHGGLPTNERLEFLGDAVLGLTITDELFHRHPERTEGDLAKLRASIVNTQALADVGRALTDEGLGAHLLLGRGEVNTGGADKSSILADGMESLLGAVYLQHGIDVARDVILRLFGNLLDTAPTLGAGLDWKTSLQELTAARSLGPPSYVVTSTGPDHDKEFTAVVLVMDTEYGNGVGRSKKEAEQKAAAAAWNALDNA; encoded by the coding sequence ATGCCGGAAGACTTGCTGACGCTGGCGTTGACCCACCGCAGCTATGCCTACGAGCACGGCGGCCTGCCCACCAATGAACGTCTGGAGTTCCTCGGCGATGCGGTGCTCGGCCTGACGATCACCGACGAGCTGTTCCATCGCCATCCCGAACGCACCGAAGGTGACCTGGCCAAACTGCGCGCCAGCATCGTCAACACCCAGGCGCTGGCCGACGTGGGACGAGCTCTGACCGACGAGGGCCTCGGCGCGCACCTGCTGCTGGGCCGAGGCGAGGTCAACACCGGCGGAGCCGACAAGTCCAGCATTCTGGCCGACGGCATGGAATCGCTGCTGGGCGCGGTGTATCTGCAGCACGGTATCGACGTGGCGCGCGACGTGATCCTGCGGCTGTTCGGCAATCTGCTGGACACCGCGCCGACGCTGGGGGCGGGCCTGGACTGGAAGACCAGCCTGCAGGAGCTCACCGCCGCGCGCAGTCTGGGACCGCCGTCGTATGTCGTCACCTCCACCGGGCCCGACCACGACAAGGAATTCACCGCCGTCGTCCTGGTGATGGACACCGAGTACGGAAACGGCGTCGGCAGGTCAAAGAAGGAAGCCGAACAAAAGGCCGCCGCCGCGGCGTGGAACGCGCTGGACAACGCTTGA
- a CDS encoding PP2C family protein-serine/threonine phosphatase produces MANQFAPDVAHREVEIAMNGSLNLRRTVLNLLSAVQPGLADWAVLAMPDHRTGGLTVYGGANVGFSDVIARSSPSERGLDQVLRTGQRLHGHVGHDMSLADIGTRLRHRALAEELAALRPADVLTLALTARGTTLGAFVLVRTAGRLFDADTIAEAERVGATAAVALDSARLYEERGQLAAALQRSLRPPKLPAAIGFSVAARYRPAVEHLEVGGDFYDVVGSSDDVVLTLGDVCGKGVDSAALTLQARQTIRTAAHFDRSPDRVLDTLNTVLCDQAVGRFVTTLCARVRGRPDGQWAEAHVATAGHPGPIVIRASGDVEQIEVSGIAAGVKLGVHYRPAAVRLERGDTMLMFTDGVEEARRDDRLYGVRRLLELLPSYAGAGGEAICEAVERDVLEYLDGDPHDDMALLAVTCGS; encoded by the coding sequence ATGGCAAACCAGTTCGCGCCCGATGTCGCGCACCGCGAGGTCGAGATCGCGATGAACGGATCGCTGAATTTGCGGCGGACCGTCTTGAATCTGCTCAGCGCTGTCCAGCCTGGGCTGGCGGACTGGGCGGTACTGGCCATGCCGGATCACCGGACCGGTGGGCTGACCGTCTACGGCGGCGCCAACGTCGGGTTCTCCGACGTCATCGCGCGGTCGTCGCCGTCCGAGCGCGGGCTGGATCAGGTGCTGCGTACCGGCCAGCGACTCCATGGCCACGTCGGTCACGACATGTCCCTTGCCGATATCGGCACCCGCCTGCGGCACCGCGCCCTCGCCGAGGAACTCGCCGCCTTGCGTCCGGCGGATGTGCTGACCCTGGCACTCACCGCCCGGGGCACGACGCTGGGCGCATTCGTTCTGGTCCGCACGGCGGGGCGGCTGTTCGACGCGGACACCATCGCCGAGGCCGAGCGGGTCGGCGCGACGGCGGCTGTCGCACTGGATTCGGCGCGGCTCTACGAGGAGCGCGGACAACTGGCCGCGGCACTGCAGCGCAGCCTCCGGCCACCGAAACTCCCTGCGGCCATCGGGTTTTCGGTCGCAGCGCGGTATCGGCCCGCAGTCGAGCATCTTGAGGTCGGCGGCGATTTCTATGATGTCGTCGGTAGCAGCGATGACGTGGTGCTCACCCTGGGCGACGTGTGTGGCAAAGGAGTCGATTCCGCCGCGCTCACCCTGCAGGCCCGCCAAACCATCCGTACCGCGGCGCATTTCGACCGCAGCCCCGATCGGGTTCTCGACACGCTGAACACGGTGTTGTGCGACCAGGCGGTGGGGCGCTTCGTCACCACGCTGTGCGCGCGGGTGCGCGGCAGGCCGGACGGCCAATGGGCCGAAGCGCACGTCGCCACGGCCGGACACCCCGGCCCGATCGTGATTCGAGCCTCCGGCGATGTCGAACAGATCGAGGTGTCCGGGATCGCCGCCGGGGTGAAGCTCGGGGTGCACTATCGGCCTGCCGCAGTGCGATTGGAGCGCGGCGACACCATGCTGATGTTCACCGATGGCGTCGAGGAGGCCCGCCGCGACGACCGTCTCTATGGAGTGCGCCGGCTGCTCGAACTGCTGCCTTCCTACGCCGGAGCCGGCGGGGAGGCGATCTGCGAAGCGGTCGAACGTGATGTCCTGGAGTATTTGGACGGTGATCCGCACGACGACATGGCACTGCTGGCGGTCACGTGCGGGAGCTGA
- a CDS encoding cobalamin B12-binding domain-containing protein, giving the protein MRELTPLADYQHALASRNRAQATGVVTQLLTEGVDPVTVLTDVIATSQREVGMRWQRAEWTVADEHAATAISVAATAAVADYVSAIPVRDRSVLVACAEREFHELPAMIIACALRAHGWDTTVLGAATSPMRLSQHLVDDGHDAVAISCSVLGALPTTRRFIEAATAAGVPTLVGGPAFGYDDVRARALGATAWASSAHAAVTAMEGLPTVSGVLPEISPAASAEQAQLDLHHRRIVESLRERWSLTRQPQNTVFANLTRDTLNQALHALSAALLTGDPRPIAETAWWISDVLQARDADPASVAELAGLLADTLDDYPLARDLVREHFTIESS; this is encoded by the coding sequence GTGCGGGAGCTGACACCGCTGGCCGACTACCAGCATGCGTTGGCGAGCAGGAACCGAGCACAGGCGACCGGTGTCGTCACCCAATTGCTCACTGAGGGTGTGGATCCCGTGACGGTGCTCACCGACGTGATAGCCACATCGCAGCGCGAGGTCGGTATGCGTTGGCAGCGCGCCGAATGGACCGTCGCCGACGAGCACGCCGCGACCGCGATCTCGGTGGCCGCCACCGCCGCCGTCGCAGACTATGTGAGTGCAATTCCCGTGCGGGATAGGTCGGTTCTGGTCGCCTGTGCCGAACGGGAGTTCCATGAACTGCCTGCCATGATTATCGCCTGCGCATTGCGTGCGCATGGCTGGGACACCACCGTGTTGGGCGCGGCGACCTCTCCGATGCGGCTGAGTCAGCATCTTGTGGACGACGGACACGACGCGGTGGCCATCAGCTGCTCGGTGTTGGGCGCCTTGCCGACCACCCGCCGCTTCATCGAGGCGGCCACCGCGGCGGGGGTGCCGACCCTGGTCGGTGGTCCGGCATTCGGCTACGACGACGTGCGCGCCCGGGCGCTGGGCGCCACCGCGTGGGCATCCAGCGCACACGCCGCGGTCACAGCGATGGAGGGGCTGCCGACGGTTTCCGGTGTGCTACCGGAGATTTCACCGGCGGCGAGCGCCGAGCAGGCGCAGCTGGATCTCCACCACCGGCGGATCGTCGAGTCGCTGCGCGAACGGTGGTCGTTGACCCGTCAGCCGCAGAACACCGTGTTCGCGAACCTGACCCGCGACACATTGAATCAGGCCCTGCACGCACTGTCGGCGGCGCTGCTCACTGGTGACCCGCGGCCGATCGCCGAGACTGCGTGGTGGATCAGCGACGTGCTGCAGGCCCGCGATGCCGACCCAGCCTCGGTGGCCGAGCTGGCGGGCCTGCTCGCCGACACCCTCGACGACTATCCGTTGGCACGCGATCTCGTTCGAGAGCACTTCACCATCGAATCCAGTTGA
- a CDS encoding OsmC family protein encodes MTELWVERTGIRRYTGRSSRGAEVLIGSETDEGVFTPGELLKIALAGCSGLSSDQPLRRRLGDDYPATIRVSGPADREQERYPLLAEKLEIDLSGLSPEEIERLVVVVNRAIDQVCTVGRTLKSGTEVRFEVDDVGRS; translated from the coding sequence ATGACTGAGCTGTGGGTGGAACGCACCGGCATCCGCCGCTACACCGGGCGCAGCAGCCGCGGCGCCGAAGTGCTGATCGGCTCGGAGACCGACGAGGGTGTCTTCACCCCCGGCGAGCTGCTCAAGATCGCGCTGGCCGGGTGCAGCGGGCTGAGCAGCGATCAACCGCTGCGCCGCCGCCTCGGCGACGATTATCCGGCGACGATCCGGGTATCCGGGCCGGCCGACCGGGAGCAGGAGCGCTACCCGCTGCTGGCGGAGAAGCTGGAAATCGACCTGTCCGGGCTGTCCCCGGAGGAGATCGAGCGGCTGGTGGTGGTGGTCAACCGGGCGATCGACCAGGTGTGCACCGTGGGTCGCACCCTGAAATCCGGCACCGAGGTCCGGTTCGAGGTGGATGACGTTGGCCGATCCTGA
- the coaD gene encoding pantetheine-phosphate adenylyltransferase, translating into MSGAVCPGSFDPVTRGHVDIFERAAAQFDEVIVAVLINPNKSGMFDIDERIAMISEATAHLPNLHAESGQGLVVDFVKQRGMTAIVKGLRTGTDFEYELQMAQMNKHIAGVDTFFVATTPQYSFVSSSLAKEVATFGGDVSALLPESVNRRLQAKLAQRAR; encoded by the coding sequence ATGAGTGGCGCGGTATGCCCGGGATCGTTCGATCCGGTGACGCGGGGTCATGTCGACATCTTCGAGCGCGCCGCAGCGCAATTCGACGAGGTGATCGTCGCCGTGCTGATCAATCCCAACAAGTCCGGGATGTTCGACATCGACGAGCGGATCGCGATGATCTCCGAAGCGACCGCCCATCTGCCGAACCTGCACGCCGAGTCCGGGCAGGGACTGGTCGTCGACTTCGTCAAGCAGCGCGGAATGACCGCGATCGTCAAGGGTCTGCGCACCGGAACCGATTTCGAGTACGAGCTGCAGATGGCCCAGATGAACAAGCACATCGCCGGCGTGGACACCTTCTTCGTGGCCACCACACCGCAGTACTCGTTCGTCTCCTCGTCGCTGGCCAAAGAGGTTGCGACATTCGGCGGTGACGTCTCGGCGCTGCTGCCGGAGTCGGTGAACCGCCGACTGCAGGCCAAGCTGGCACAGCGCGCGCGCTGA
- a CDS encoding acylphosphatase: MTLADPDVRLTAWVHGHVQGVGFRWWTRSRALELGLTGYASNQPDGRVLVVAQGPRDACEQLLQLLNSGKTPGHVDKVVVDWSPRGEAIRGFGER, encoded by the coding sequence ATGACGTTGGCCGATCCTGACGTCCGCCTGACCGCCTGGGTGCACGGCCACGTCCAGGGCGTGGGTTTCCGCTGGTGGACTCGATCCCGTGCGTTGGAGCTGGGTCTGACCGGGTACGCGTCCAATCAGCCCGACGGCCGGGTGCTGGTCGTCGCGCAGGGTCCCCGTGACGCATGTGAACAGCTGTTACAGCTGCTCAATAGTGGGAAAACACCTGGGCACGTCGACAAGGTTGTTGTCGACTGGTCACCGCGCGGCGAAGCCATCAGAGGCTTTGGCGAGCGGTAG
- the smc gene encoding chromosome segregation protein SMC — MYLKSLTLKGFKSFAAATTLRLEPGITCVVGPNGSGKSNVVDALAWVMGEQGAKTLRGGKMEDVIFAGTSSRAPLGRAEVTLTIDNSDHALPIEYSEVSITRRMFRDGAGEYEINGTSCRLMDVQELLSDSGIGREMHVIVGQGRLSQILESRPEDRRAFIEEAAGVLKHRKRKEKAVRKLDSMAANLARLTDLTTELRRQLKPLGRQAEMARRAQTIQADLRDARLRLAADDLVTRRAEFAGADDTETTLRREHDEAAKRLDVAGAALAAHEAAVATLSERTDAAQQAWFRLSALAERVSATVRIASERAQYLETEPTASTGPDPDELEAEADEVAAREQELLAELAEAQSRLEFARAELSERERAAAEAERAHMAAVRAEADRREGLARLAGQVETVRARVESIDEGVARLTTAIEEAAARTQHARAEFETVQGRVGELDQGEVGLDEQHDRTITALRLADERVAELQAAERSAERQVASLRARIDALAVGMERKDGSAWLTENRGGAGLFGTIANLVKVRSGYEGALAAVLGAAADAVAAENFDAASSAVRALKDADGGRAAIVLGDWPIAPRQSGSLPQRALWALDLIEAPGRLQGAMTAMLADVAVVEDLGAALDLVAAQPALRAVTLDGDLVGAGWVSGGSDRKPSTLEIAGEIDKATRELAAAETQVAELSAALAGALTEQGERQDAAEQALAALNESDAAIAAIYEQLGRLGQEARAAEGEWRRQQAQRDELEAGRLRTVEELTELENRLAAAQDGATEVEDAPEDRQYMQSAAEEARAVEVEVRLAVRTAEERANAVRGRADSLRRAAAAEREARVRAQRARAAREHAAAVAAAVAEAGRRVAGHLSGVVAAASRRRDALAAERQERATAMTAAREEVTTLNSRIAALTDSLHRDEVAKAQASLRIEQLEQMVLEQFGMSADDLIAEYGPDVTLPPSELEMAEYEQAKERGEQVMAPAPMRFDRPTQERRAKRAERELSELGRVNPLALEEFAALEERYNFLSTQLEDVKAARKDLLDVIADVDARILQVFAEAYADVEREFEQVFATLFPGGEGRLLLTDPSDLLTTGVEVEARPPGKKVKRLSLLSGGEKSLTAVAMLVAIFRARPSPFYVMDEVEAALDDVNLRRLIGLFEQLRSQSQLIVITHQKPTMEIADALYGVTMQGDGITTVISQRMRGQELVASAAP, encoded by the coding sequence GTGTACCTCAAGAGTCTGACCCTGAAGGGCTTCAAGTCCTTCGCCGCGGCGACGACTCTGCGCCTCGAGCCCGGCATCACCTGCGTGGTCGGACCGAACGGCTCCGGTAAGTCCAATGTCGTCGACGCGCTGGCCTGGGTGATGGGCGAGCAGGGGGCGAAGACGCTGCGCGGCGGCAAGATGGAAGACGTCATTTTCGCCGGCACCTCCTCGCGGGCCCCGCTGGGCCGCGCCGAGGTGACGCTGACCATCGACAATTCCGACCACGCACTGCCGATCGAGTACTCCGAGGTGTCGATCACCCGGCGGATGTTCCGCGACGGCGCCGGGGAGTACGAGATCAACGGCACCAGCTGCCGGTTGATGGACGTCCAGGAGCTGCTCAGCGACTCCGGCATCGGCCGCGAAATGCACGTCATCGTCGGTCAGGGCCGGCTCTCACAGATCCTCGAGTCGCGCCCAGAAGACCGGCGGGCCTTCATCGAAGAGGCCGCCGGCGTGCTCAAGCACCGCAAACGCAAGGAAAAGGCGGTCCGCAAGCTCGACTCGATGGCCGCCAACCTGGCCCGGCTCACCGACCTGACCACCGAGCTGCGCCGTCAGCTCAAGCCGCTGGGCCGCCAGGCCGAGATGGCGCGGCGAGCTCAGACGATTCAGGCGGACCTGCGCGACGCGCGGCTGCGCCTGGCCGCCGACGACCTGGTCACCCGGCGGGCCGAGTTCGCCGGTGCCGACGACACCGAGACCACGTTGCGCCGCGAGCACGACGAGGCCGCGAAGCGGCTGGACGTCGCCGGCGCGGCGCTGGCCGCTCACGAGGCCGCGGTGGCCACGCTGTCCGAACGCACCGATGCCGCCCAGCAGGCCTGGTTCCGGCTGTCGGCGCTGGCCGAACGGGTCAGCGCCACCGTCCGGATCGCTTCTGAGCGAGCGCAATACCTCGAGACCGAGCCCACCGCGAGCACGGGCCCGGACCCCGACGAGCTGGAAGCCGAGGCCGACGAGGTCGCCGCACGGGAGCAGGAGCTGCTGGCAGAGCTGGCCGAGGCGCAATCAAGGCTGGAGTTCGCCCGCGCCGAGCTCTCCGAGCGTGAACGCGCGGCCGCCGAAGCCGAACGTGCCCATATGGCCGCCGTGCGCGCCGAGGCCGACCGCCGCGAAGGGCTCGCCCGGCTGGCCGGGCAGGTTGAGACCGTACGCGCCCGGGTCGAGTCCATCGACGAGGGCGTCGCCCGGCTGACCACCGCGATCGAAGAGGCGGCCGCCCGCACCCAGCACGCCAGGGCCGAGTTCGAGACCGTGCAGGGCCGGGTGGGTGAACTGGACCAGGGCGAGGTCGGCCTCGACGAGCAGCACGACCGCACGATCACCGCGCTGCGGCTGGCCGACGAGCGGGTGGCCGAGTTGCAGGCCGCCGAGCGCAGCGCCGAACGCCAGGTCGCCTCGCTGCGTGCTCGCATCGATGCGTTGGCAGTCGGGATGGAGCGCAAGGACGGCTCGGCCTGGCTGACGGAAAACCGCGGCGGTGCAGGACTTTTCGGCACGATTGCCAACTTGGTCAAAGTGCGTTCGGGCTACGAGGGGGCGTTGGCGGCGGTGCTGGGCGCCGCGGCCGACGCGGTGGCCGCCGAGAACTTCGACGCCGCCAGTTCGGCGGTGCGAGCGCTCAAGGACGCCGACGGTGGCCGGGCTGCGATCGTGCTGGGGGACTGGCCGATCGCGCCGCGCCAATCCGGTTCACTGCCCCAGCGCGCGTTGTGGGCGCTGGATCTGATCGAGGCGCCGGGCCGACTTCAGGGCGCCATGACGGCGATGCTCGCCGACGTCGCCGTCGTCGAGGATCTTGGTGCCGCGCTGGATCTGGTCGCGGCACAGCCGGCGCTGCGCGCGGTCACCCTCGACGGTGACCTGGTTGGCGCGGGGTGGGTCAGCGGTGGCTCCGACCGCAAGCCGAGCACACTGGAGATCGCCGGCGAAATCGACAAGGCCACCCGCGAACTCGCGGCAGCCGAGACCCAGGTCGCCGAGTTGTCGGCCGCGCTGGCCGGCGCGCTCACCGAGCAGGGTGAGCGCCAGGACGCCGCCGAACAAGCGCTGGCGGCGCTCAACGAATCCGACGCCGCGATCGCCGCGATCTACGAACAGCTCGGCAGGCTCGGGCAGGAAGCCCGCGCCGCCGAGGGGGAGTGGCGCCGCCAGCAGGCTCAGCGCGACGAGCTCGAGGCCGGTCGGCTGCGCACGGTGGAGGAGCTCACCGAGCTCGAGAACCGGCTGGCCGCCGCCCAGGACGGGGCGACCGAGGTCGAAGACGCGCCCGAGGACCGCCAGTACATGCAGTCCGCCGCCGAGGAAGCCCGTGCCGTCGAGGTCGAGGTGCGGCTGGCCGTGCGCACCGCCGAGGAACGTGCGAATGCCGTTCGTGGACGGGCGGATTCGTTGCGACGAGCCGCCGCGGCCGAGCGGGAGGCGCGCGTTCGCGCTCAGCGCGCACGCGCCGCGCGCGAGCACGCCGCCGCGGTCGCGGCCGCGGTAGCCGAGGCCGGACGCCGTGTGGCCGGGCACCTGTCCGGTGTGGTGGCGGCGGCGTCCCGGCGCCGTGATGCGCTGGCCGCCGAACGGCAGGAACGCGCTACCGCGATGACCGCTGCGCGTGAGGAAGTCACCACGCTGAACAGCCGGATCGCCGCGCTGACCGACTCGCTGCACCGCGACGAGGTGGCCAAGGCACAGGCGTCGCTGCGCATCGAACAGCTCGAGCAGATGGTGCTGGAGCAGTTCGGTATGTCCGCCGACGATCTGATCGCCGAATACGGCCCGGATGTGACGCTGCCGCCGTCCGAGCTGGAGATGGCCGAATACGAACAGGCCAAGGAGCGCGGCGAGCAGGTCATGGCGCCGGCGCCGATGCGGTTCGACCGTCCGACTCAGGAACGCCGGGCCAAGCGGGCCGAACGCGAGCTGTCCGAACTGGGCCGAGTGAATCCGCTTGCGCTGGAAGAGTTTGCCGCGCTCGAGGAGCGCTACAACTTCCTGTCCACGCAGCTCGAAGACGTCAAGGCCGCCCGCAAGGATCTGCTCGACGTGATCGCCGACGTCGATGCGCGCATCCTGCAGGTGTTCGCCGAGGCGTACGCCGACGTCGAGCGCGAGTTCGAGCAGGTGTTCGCAACGCTGTTCCCCGGCGGTGAAGGCCGGCTGTTGCTGACCGACCCGAGCGACCTGCTGACCACCGGCGTGGAGGTGGAGGCCCGCCCGCCCGGTAAGAAGGTCAAGCGGCTCTCGCTGCTCTCCGGCGGCGAGAAGTCGCTGACCGCGGTCGCCATGCTGGTGGCGATCTTCCGGGCCCGGCCGTCGCCGTTCTACGTCATGGACGAGGTCGAGGCCGCCCTCGATGACGTCAATCTGCGCAGGCTCATCGGGCTGTTCGAGCAGTTGCGGTCACAGTCACAGCTGATCGTCATCACCCACCAGAAGCCGACCATGGAGATCGCCGACGCCCTGTACGGCGTGACGATGCAGGGTGACGGCATCACCACGGTGATCTCGCAGCGGATGCGCGGCCAAGAGCTGGTCGCCAGCGCGGCGCCGTAA
- the sepIVA gene encoding cell division protein SepIVA, with amino-acid sequence MYRVFEALDELSAIVEEARGVPMTAGCVVPRGDVLELLDDIKDAIPGELDDAQDVLDARDSLLREAKEHSDSMVSNATAEADSLLSHARAEADRLLADAKSQADRMVAEARQHSERMVAEARDESSRLAATAKREYEAATSRAKAEADRLVESGNISYEKAVQEGIKEQQRLVSQTEVVQAANAESTRLIDTAHAEADRLRGECDIYVDNKLAQFEDYLNGTLRSVSRGRHQLRTAAGTHDYAQR; translated from the coding sequence GTGTACCGAGTTTTTGAAGCGCTCGATGAATTGAGCGCGATTGTCGAAGAGGCCCGCGGCGTTCCGATGACGGCTGGTTGCGTGGTGCCGCGCGGTGACGTGCTGGAGCTCCTCGACGACATCAAGGACGCCATCCCCGGTGAACTCGACGACGCCCAGGATGTGTTGGACGCCCGCGATTCGTTGCTGCGGGAGGCCAAAGAGCACTCCGACTCGATGGTGTCGAACGCGACCGCCGAGGCCGACTCCCTGCTGAGCCATGCCCGCGCCGAGGCCGACCGGCTGCTGGCCGACGCCAAATCGCAGGCCGACCGGATGGTCGCCGAGGCGCGTCAGCACAGCGAACGTATGGTCGCCGAGGCTCGCGACGAGTCGAGCCGCCTGGCGGCGACCGCCAAGCGCGAGTACGAAGCGGCCACCAGCCGGGCCAAGGCCGAGGCCGACCGGCTCGTGGAGAGCGGAAACATCTCCTACGAGAAGGCCGTGCAGGAAGGCATCAAGGAGCAGCAGCGGCTGGTCTCCCAGACCGAGGTCGTCCAGGCGGCCAACGCCGAGTCGACCCGGCTGATCGACACCGCCCACGCCGAAGCCGACCGGCTGCGCGGCGAGTGCGACATCTACGTCGACAACAAACTCGCCCAGTTCGAGGACTACCTCAACGGCACATTGCGTTCGGTGAGCCGCGGGCGTCACCAACTGCGCACCGCCGCGGGCACCCACGACTACGCGCAGCGCTGA
- a CDS encoding YceD family protein, whose amino-acid sequence MATSRSAQTKRKPRSPLVLDISRLGRRPGSMLELHQTVPSPSRIGLDLVAIERGADLTLDLRLESVSEGVLVTGTVYAPTRGECSRCLTEITGDVEISLTELFAYPDSATESTTEEDEVGHVVDQTIDLEQPIVDAVGLALPFAPLCTEDCAGLCPQCGVVLAGEPGHQHDVIDPRFAKLAGMFPAADADTPEPGAGAS is encoded by the coding sequence ATGGCGACTTCACGCAGTGCTCAGACGAAGCGCAAACCACGGTCGCCGCTCGTTCTCGACATCTCCCGCTTGGGGCGCCGCCCCGGCTCGATGCTCGAGCTGCACCAAACCGTCCCCAGCCCATCGCGGATCGGGCTGGACCTGGTCGCCATCGAACGCGGTGCGGACCTCACGCTGGATCTGCGCCTGGAGTCGGTGTCCGAGGGTGTCCTGGTCACCGGCACCGTGTACGCACCGACCCGCGGCGAGTGCTCCCGCTGCCTGACCGAGATCACCGGTGATGTCGAGATCTCGCTCACCGAACTGTTCGCCTACCCCGACAGCGCGACGGAATCCACCACCGAGGAAGACGAGGTCGGCCACGTCGTCGACCAGACCATCGACTTGGAACAGCCGATCGTCGACGCCGTCGGCCTGGCGCTGCCGTTCGCCCCGTTGTGCACCGAGGACTGTGCGGGGCTATGCCCGCAGTGTGGTGTCGTGCTGGCAGGAGAACCCGGCCACCAGCACGACGTGATCGACCCGCGGTTCGCCAAGCTGGCGGGCATGTTCCCTGCAGCAGACGCCGACACCCCCGAACCCGGGGCCGGCGCGTCGTGA
- the mutM gene encoding DNA-formamidopyrimidine glycosylase, producing MPELPEVEVVRRGLQAHVAGRSISAVRVHHPRAVRRHVAGAADLTARLLDAQITGTDRRGKYLWLTLNDEAALVVHLGMSGQMLLGPVPNTNHLRIAALLDDGTALSFVDQRTFGGWQLADLVDVDGSRVPEPVAHIARDPLDPRFDRDAVVTVLRRKHSEIKRQLLDQTVVSGIGNIYADESLWRAKINGARLAENLTPRQLGELLDAAGEVMREALGQGGTSFDSLYVNVNGQSGYFDRSLNVYGQEDRPCPRCGTAIRREKFMNRSSFYCPRCQRRPGQPRPRR from the coding sequence ATGCCTGAGCTGCCTGAGGTCGAGGTGGTGCGGCGCGGTCTGCAGGCTCACGTCGCAGGCAGGTCGATCTCCGCGGTACGGGTGCACCATCCCCGGGCCGTGCGCCGCCACGTTGCCGGTGCGGCCGATCTGACCGCCCGGCTGCTCGACGCGCAGATCACCGGCACCGACCGGCGCGGAAAGTACTTGTGGCTGACCCTGAATGACGAAGCCGCACTGGTGGTGCACCTGGGTATGAGCGGCCAGATGCTGTTGGGCCCGGTACCCAACACCAACCATCTGCGCATCGCGGCGCTGCTCGACGACGGCACCGCCCTGAGCTTCGTCGATCAGCGCACGTTCGGCGGGTGGCAGCTGGCCGACCTGGTCGACGTCGACGGCAGCCGAGTGCCCGAGCCGGTGGCGCACATCGCCCGCGATCCGCTGGATCCCCGGTTCGATCGCGACGCTGTCGTTACGGTGTTGCGCCGCAAGCACTCCGAGATCAAGCGGCAGCTGCTCGATCAGACCGTGGTGTCGGGTATCGGCAACATCTACGCCGACGAGTCGTTGTGGCGGGCCAAGATCAACGGCGCGCGGCTGGCCGAGAACCTGACCCCCCGCCAACTCGGCGAACTGCTCGACGCGGCAGGAGAGGTGATGCGTGAAGCGCTCGGCCAGGGCGGCACCTCGTTCGACTCGCTGTATGTCAACGTCAACGGGCAGTCCGGGTACTTCGACCGGTCGCTGAACGTCTACGGCCAGGAGGACCGGCCGTGCCCGCGCTGCGGCACCGCGATCCGCCGCGAGAAGTTCATGAATCGCTCGTCGTTCTACTGCCCACGCTGTCAACGAAGACCGGGTCAGCCGCGCCCACGGCGTTGA
- a CDS encoding hemerythrin domain-containing protein: MVETFVQSTTDVVDFLKHQHNLIKDMFDDVLSASESKAREKAFVDLRQLLAVHETAEEMVVHPRARHELTDGDNIVDARIAEEHEAKEQLSALEKMDVDSQEFLDELMKFRDAVVEHAEREENEEFSQLQAELDDEALERMAGAVRAAEAIAPTRPHAGVESAVLNFAVGPFASMLDRARDAISAAIK, from the coding sequence GTGGTCGAAACATTTGTGCAGTCCACGACGGACGTCGTCGACTTTCTCAAGCACCAGCACAACCTGATCAAGGACATGTTCGACGACGTGCTGTCCGCCTCGGAGTCCAAGGCCCGGGAGAAGGCGTTCGTCGATCTGCGGCAGCTCCTCGCCGTGCACGAAACCGCGGAGGAGATGGTGGTCCATCCGCGTGCGCGGCACGAGCTGACCGACGGTGACAACATCGTCGATGCCCGGATCGCCGAGGAGCACGAGGCCAAGGAACAGCTGTCGGCTCTGGAAAAGATGGACGTCGACTCCCAGGAGTTCCTCGACGAGCTCATGAAATTTCGCGATGCGGTGGTCGAGCACGCCGAACGCGAGGAGAACGAGGAGTTCAGCCAGCTGCAGGCCGAGCTGGACGATGAGGCGCTCGAGCGGATGGCCGGAGCCGTGCGCGCCGCCGAGGCGATCGCCCCGACCCGCCCGCACGCCGGAGTGGAGTCGGCCGTCCTGAATTTCGCCGTCGGTCCGTTCGCATCGATGCTCGACCGCGCCCGCGACGCGATCTCGGCCGCCATCAAGTAG